Proteins encoded within one genomic window of Geotalea daltonii FRC-32:
- a CDS encoding SMI1/KNR4 family protein, which produces MYDWFYEQLKSIKYKNFHIVEPIDQKTIENLKVRLGGLPKTYADFLQSFGKAKLYHEQHYYIVGVYPLYPESIDESGETFYCFGHYDAASAGFKAADINGGNEAAVFEMNSSGNLTRVANDFASWFFDRCTLARKRYSKKEWEKILNEPKPFNNREVAVAEARKLFQWQLLERTPQGTFRFRIYNNSKTVLPFLTVGIRHNENKFEGGIWIPVRHVTPGQVRDVEAKPYPHIPIEEQIPFSMPDPTPEDRAMYWEFRKADR; this is translated from the coding sequence ATGTATGACTGGTTCTATGAACAACTTAAATCAATAAAATACAAAAATTTTCATATTGTCGAACCAATAGATCAAAAAACGATAGAAAATTTGAAAGTAAGACTTGGCGGGCTTCCAAAGACATATGCGGATTTTCTACAATCTTTTGGGAAAGCCAAGCTATATCATGAACAGCACTACTATATCGTTGGCGTTTATCCATTGTATCCTGAATCAATAGATGAGAGCGGAGAGACGTTCTACTGCTTTGGCCATTATGATGCTGCATCCGCTGGTTTTAAAGCAGCAGACATAAATGGGGGAAATGAAGCCGCAGTATTTGAAATGAACTCTTCTGGCAATTTAACAAGAGTAGCAAATGACTTTGCTAGTTGGTTTTTTGATAGATGCACTTTAGCGAGGAAGCGGTACTCCAAAAAAGAATGGGAAAAGATTTTAAATGAGCCCAAACCGTTCAACAATCGTGAGGTTGCCGTCGCTGAAGCCAGAAAGCTGTTTCAATGGCAGTTACTTGAGCGGACGCCGCAAGGCACCTTTCGGTTCCGCATATACAATAACTCCAAAACAGTTCTGCCATTTTTGACAGTAGGAATTCGACATAATGAGAATAAGTTCGAAGGGGGAATATGGATCCCGGTAAGGCATGTTACTCCTGGACAGGTTAGAGATGTTGAAGCGAAGCCTTATCCTCACATTCCTATTGAGGAGCAAATTCCGTTTTCTATGCCTGATCCCACTCCTGAAGATAGAGCGATGTACTGGGAGTTCAGGAAAGCAGATCGTTAA